The Lasioglossum baleicum unplaced genomic scaffold, iyLasBale1 scaffold0021, whole genome shotgun sequence genome contains a region encoding:
- the LOC143219241 gene encoding RRP12-like protein isoform X1: protein MGKLGPRLSSRQNAKRWPKGQSSSSNPETKKHREQAAWMFFKDAPAKPGLTKQDLEKHDAIQSIGPQFEKLDLDEDHSDAQTESTANTYDTFASNYSNCSNMSFNRFLNHFQSKSLLHKEMLAVLSAVTEVIKQNGGSETSTEYFAALMSTLEAIESDTSIAATLSLLGMGLKTVPKNVLNVQFSAASKIFLDILSKHASSEEFLILRHCIHCLSLLLRALEEATWSNSSTMQVLDAILAFVTHSKPKVRKAAQHGLCAILKGSEIMKCDEPPLYHPGSPRIAKHCYNQLQFSSEPGSVTGVLHTLTLLKDITHHLPKPHVKMICEVLLRIMGMKNVLITSCCLQTFHGLFVSRPPEAILPAQRNAQLITALYDYQPPATDTQPTLAWLAVMQEAHLCLANNSLNLCATILPKMLEKCVDLWLSDRTEVVSGSSHTIKILLQDCIGKICETEELVRKYSTAIDQVILVMHKGLSFQYLEAWYYILHLIAVLFQVAGKSRTSTLINVLKAVADLRDSYNFSSKTDAEYAIGAAIRSLGPQTVLTLIPLKLPNNEINLKRTWLLPLLKDCITEGTLSFFMNTLLPLTTLCETRVAEPIGGKTYEFLIIQIWAVLPSICHNATDVKDNFKNIAKMLGMTFSNKKELRFYIMSAIRKLITKSVEDSNEEDIAELSKFAKNFVPLFLNQYTIKPNGTDEEGQRLAAYETLKMYISITSTSLINELYDRALTRLNEPNADDFFKESVHDIIRVLIEYTDIDRIKAFYDICTPVLKTSSKMKEQKKAYRFLEDICGSEKEICKAFVQQHRREIQKLLISTATEVAKPSKGARLRCLTHIVKIHPQLDHTKFLEAVVPEAVVHLKELNAKCRISAYKLLNTIAEKFLDNPEHLKHYVAMLMVGLGGTQNYCTVSILGLASLTYHYNGSLGVETIQEILEYACKLASSPTREITESALSYIKVYITVMPSPIVASTLPKLMEALCSVNEDCQRHFRQKVRDILVKLLRKYGMGSILGMIPSSNVILHKRLKNINKLEEAKKKNRELKKSKDVKDEDEFNAKRRPKSIEEVLADSEDEYDGTENVEPKKNKKRTSRKEAWIQENEEIVDLIDPAAARNISTTQPEFLKSGELKTKDRGFKTAPDGRIIIADDYERDDESKIKRKKKTLLLHSDSEDDYEDVDDAQSTVTAQEMGRKRKFSDNFDNVSLKSSTTSKYQAGGSGIHRPLKKEKANHVPGIEYKAQKAVGDIKKKGKPEPYAYIPLSRSALNKRKKKKNASKFQGIIKSAKKGAQIGTKNKKKTN, encoded by the exons ATGGGTAAACTAGGGCCACGTTTGAGCAGCAGACAAAATGCGAAACGCTGGCCGAAAGGACAAAGTTCGAGTAGTAATCCAGAAACGAAGAAACACCGTGAACAGGCAGCATGGATGTTTTTCAAAGATGCGCCAG CCAAGCCTGGCCTGACAAAACAGGATTTGGAGAAGCACGATGCTATTCAAAGCATTGGTCCTCAGTTTGAGAAGCTTGATCTGGACGAAGATCATTCGGACGCTCAAACAGAATCTACAGCTAATACTTATGACACGTTTGCCAGTAATTATAGTAATTGCTCTAACATGTCCTTTAACAG atttttaaatcacttccaGTCAAAGTCGCTTTTGCACAAGGAAATGTTAGCTGTGCTCTCGGCAGTTACAGAAGTAATCAAGCAGAACGGTGGAAGCGAAACATCCACAGAATATTTTGCTGCCTTG ATGAGCACCTTGGAGGCGATCGAATCGGACACGTCGATCGCAGCTACGCTTTCTCTGCTAGGAATGGGTCTGAAGACTGTTCCCAAGAATGTCCTGAATGTACAGTTTAGCGCAgccagtaaaatatttttagacatTCTATCCAAGCATGCCTCGTCGGAAGAATTCCTAATATTGCGTCAC TGCATTCATTGTTTGTCTCTACTTCTCCGCGCGTTAGAGGAGGCTACGTGGTCCAATTCATCGACTATGCAAGTGTTGGACGCCATTCTAGCATTTGTTACACACAGTAAACCAAAAGTAAGGAAAGCAGCTCAACACGGGTTATGCGCCATATTGAAAG GAAGCGAAATCATGAAATGCGATGAACCACCGCTGTACCATCCTGGTTCACCGCGGATCGCGAAACACTGTTacaatcaattgcaatttaGTTCCGAGCCGGGTAGCGTCACCGGTGTCCTTCACACGCTCACATTATTGAAAGATATCACTCATCACTTACCGAAACCACATGTGAAG ATGATTTGCGAAGTGTTATTAAGGATTATGGGAATGAAAAACGTTTTAATAACATCCTGTTGTCTTCAAACTTTCCACGGATTGTTTGTTTCCCGACCCCCAGAAGCTATTCTGCCGGCTCAAAGGAATGCGCAACTAATTACTGCTCTTTACGACTATCAGCCCCCTGCAACGGATACACAGCCAACCCTTGCATGGCTAGCAGTCATGCAAGAAGCCCATTTGTGTCTGGCCAA CAATTCCCTGAATTTATGTGCTACTATTTTGCCGAAAATGTTGGAGAAATGTGTAGACCTTTGGCTCTCGGATAGAACAGAAGTTGTATCTGGTTCGTCCCACACCATCAAAATATTGTTGCAAGATTGCATTGGCAAAATATGTGAAACCGAAGAGCTCGTAAGAAA GTATAGCACTGCGATCGACCAAGTAATCCTTGTAATGCACAAAGGTCTAAGTTTCCAGTACTTGGAAGCGTGGTATTATATTCTACATTTAATAGCCGTACTATTCCAG GTGGCTGGTAAATCGAGAACTTCTACATTAATAAATGTATTGAAAGCTGTTGCCGACTTGCGCGATTCCTATAATTTCTCATCTAAAACTGATGCCGAATACGCTATCGGAGCCGCTATAAGATCATTGGGTCCGCAAACAGTACTCACTCTAATTCCATTGAAA TTGCCGAACAATGAGATCAATTTAAAAAGAACCTGGTTGCTACCGCTGTTAAAGGACTGCATAACGGAAGGAACATTGTCCTTCTTCATGAACACATTGCTACCGCTAACCACGCTATGCGA GACGAGAGTTGCCGAACCAATAGGAGGAAAAACTTACGAATTTTTGATTATCCAAATATGGGCGGTTCTGCCAAGTATTTGTCACAATGCTACAGACGTGAAAGATAATTTTAAG aatATCGCCAAGATGCTGGGAATGACGTTCAGCAATAAGAAAGAGTTAAGGTTCTACATAATGTCCGCTATAAGAAAATTAATTACTAAATCAGTGGAAGATTCTAACGAAGAAGACATAGCGGAACTTTCGAAATTCGCAAAGAATTTTGTACCGCTATTTTTAAATCAGTACACGATTAAACCGAATGGAACAGACGAAGAAGGCCAGCGTCTCGCTGCGTACGAGACGCTTAAG ATGTACATCAGTATTACAAGCACTTCGTTAATAAACGAATTGTACGATCGTGCACTGACTAGGTTGAACGAACCTAATGCTGATGATTTCTTCAAAGAAAGTGTTCACGATATAATAAGAGTGTTAATCGAATACACCGATATTGATAGAATAAAGGCTTTCTACGATATATGTACACCGGTGCTCAAAACAAGTTCGAAAATGAAAGAACAGAAGAAAGCATACAG ATTTTTAGAAGATATCTGTGGTAGCGAGAAAGAGATATGCAAAGCGTTTGTACAACAGCACAGGCGCGAAATACAAAAACTGTTAATATCTACGGCAACAGAGGTTGCAAAGCCAAGCAAAGGA GCTCGACTCAGATGTTTAACTCACATAGTCAAAATCCACCCACAACTGGACCATACTAAATTCTTGGAAGCAGTGGTACCCGAGGCAGTAGTACATTTAAAGGAATTGAACGCAAAATGCAGAATCTCTGCCTATAAACTGTTGAACACTATCGCAGAGAAATTTTTAGACAACCCGGAACATTTGAAGCATTACGTGGCTATGTTGATGGTCGGTTTGGGCGGAACGCAAAATTACTGTACCGTTTCCATATTGGGGCTCGCGTCCCTTACTTACCACTATAATG GATCCTTGGGAGTAGAAACAATTCaagaaatattggaatacgcgTGTAAGCTTGCATCGAGTCCAACGAGGGAGATCACAGAATCTGCATTGTCTTACATTAAAGTGTACATTACGGTCATGCCTTCCCCCATTGTTGCGTCGACTTTACCTAAATTG ATGGAAGCTCTATGTAGCGTGAACGAGGATTGCCAGAGACACTTCCGGCAAAAGGTAAGAGACATTCTGgtgaaattattaagaaaatacGGAATGGGATCGATCTTGGGCATGATACCTTCTTCCAACGTAATACTGCACAAGAGattgaagaatataaataaattggaagaagcgaagaagaagaacagaGAACTGAAGAAATCCAAAGATGTCAAGGATGAGGACGAATTCAATGCGAAGAGGAGACCGAAGAG catAGAGGAAGTACTGGCTGATAGCGAGGACGAGTATGACGGCACGGAAAACGTGGAACCAAAGAAGAACAAGAAGCGTACGTCGAGAAAAGAGGCTTGGATACAGGAGAACGAGGAAATTGTTGATCTTATCGATCCTGCTGCTGCTAGAAATATTTCCA CAACACAGCCTGAATTTCTGAAATCAGGAGAATTGAAAACGAAAGATCGTGGATTTAAGACTGCTCCGGATGGACGCATAATTATCGCAGATGATTACGAAAGGGACGATGAATCTAAGAttaagagaaagaagaaaacgcTGCTTCTACATAGTGATTCGGAGGATGATTATG AAGATGTCGATGATGCTCAGTCTACGGTGACAGCACAAGAAATGGGTAGAAAGCGTAAATTCAGTGACAACTTCGATAACGTTAGCTTAAAAAGTTCAACTACATCAAAATACCAAG CTGGAGGGTCAGGTATTCACAGACCATTGAAGAAGGAGAAAGCGAACCACGTACCAGGAATCGAATACAAAGCACAAAAAGCTGTCGGTGACATTAAGAAGAAGGGAAAACCAGAACCATATGCGTACATACCTTTGTCAAGATCGGCATTGAACAAGAG gaaaaagaagaagaacgcAAGCAAATTTCAAGGCATTATTAAAAGCGCGAAGAAAGGTGCACAAATTGGtacgaagaataaaaaaaaaactaactAA
- the Grx3 gene encoding glutaredoxin 3 codes for MTVTELVSKQEYENYVKSQELSVIHFHAPWADQCSQINDVIGEMSKLPEYKGVKFAKIEAEKVPDVSLKAGITAVPTVILAKNDSIVDRIDGANPSAISEKIKRHSVSKDSIPVEECKPKQNLEDRLKKLINQAPCMLFMKGNPANPRCGFSKTITSILDSCNANYQSFDILQDNDVREGLKKFSNWPTYPQLYVNGELIGGLDIIKEMNEAGELESMLPKKS; via the exons ATGACCGTCACCGAACTTGTTTCTAAGCAAGAATACGAAAATTATGTCAA GTCGCAGGAGCTATCCGTCATTCATTTCCACGCGCCATGGGCAGATCAGTGCTCTCAAATAAACGATGTGATAGGTGAAATGAGCAAACTGCCTGAATACAAAGGGGTCAAGTTCGCTAAGATTGAAGCCGAGAAAGTGCCCGATGTGTCTTTAAAGGCTGGTATCACGGCAGTGCCAACAGTAATTCTGGCCAAAAACGATTCCATAGTTGATAGAATCGACGGAGCTAATCCCTCTGCCATCTCGGAGAAGATAAAACGTCACTCCGTTAGCAAAGACTCGATTCCGGTGGAAGAATGTAAACCAAAACAGAACCTTGAAGATaggctaaagaaattaataaatcaaGCGCCTTGTATGTTATTTATGAAAGGAAATCCTGCAAATCCACGCTGCGGCTTCTCTAAAACGATAACCTCCATCTTGGACTCTTGCAATGCTAATTATCAGTCGTTCGATATCCTTCAAGATAATGACGTTAGGGAAGGATTGAAGAAATTCAGTAATTGGCCAACGTATCCACAATTATACGTAAACGGAGAGCTGATCGGCGGATTGGACATTATCAAAGAAATGAACGAAGCTGGAGAATTGGAGAGCATGCTGCCTAAGAAAAGTTAA
- the LOC143219241 gene encoding RRP12-like protein isoform X2 — MGKLGPRLSSRQNAKRWPKGQSSSSNPETKKHREQAAWMFFKDAPAKPGLTKQDLEKHDAIQSIGPQFEKLDLDEDHSDAQTESTANTYDTFASNYSNCSNMSFNRFLNHFQSKSLLHKEMLAVLSAVTEVIKQNGGSETSTEYFAALMSTLEAIESDTSIAATLSLLGMGLKTVPKNVLNVQFSAASKIFLDILSKHASSEEFLILRHCIHCLSLLLRALEEATWSNSSTMQVLDAILAFVTHSKPKVRKAAQHGLCAILKGSEIMKCDEPPLYHPGSPRIAKHCYNQLQFSSEPGSVTGVLHTLTLLKDITHHLPKPHVKMICEVLLRIMGMKNVLITSCCLQTFHGLFVSRPPEAILPAQRNAQLITALYDYQPPATDTQPTLAWLAVMQEAHLCLANNSLNLCATILPKMLEKCVDLWLSDRTEVVSGSSHTIKILLQDCIGKICETEELVRKYSTAIDQVILVMHKGLSFQYLEAWYYILHLIAVLFQVAGKSRTSTLINVLKAVADLRDSYNFSSKTDAEYAIGAAIRSLGPQTVLTLIPLKLPNNEINLKRTWLLPLLKDCITEGTLSFFMNTLLPLTTLCETRVAEPIGGKTYEFLIIQIWAVLPSICHNATDVKDNFKNIAKMLGMTFSNKKELRFYIMSAIRKLITKSVEDSNEEDIAELSKFAKNFVPLFLNQYTIKPNGTDEEGQRLAAYETLKMYISITSTSLINELYDRALTRLNEPNADDFFKESVHDIIRVLIEYTDIDRIKAFYDICTPVLKTSSKMKEQKKAYRFLEDICGSEKEICKAFVQQHRREIQKLLISTATEVAKPSKGARLRCLTHIVKIHPQLDHTKFLEAVVPEAVVHLKELNAKCRISAYKLLNTIAEKFLDNPEHLKHYVAMLMVGLGGTQNYCTVSILGLASLTYHYNGSLGVETIQEILEYACKLASSPTREITESALSYIKVYITVMPSPIVASTLPKLMEALCSVNEDCQRHFRQKVRDILVKLLRKYGMGSILGMIPSSNVILHKRLKNINKLEEAKKKNRELKKSKDVKDEDEFNAKRRPKSIEEVLADSEDEYDGTENVEPKKNKKRTSRKEAWIQENEEIVDLIDPAAARNISTTQPEFLKSGELKTKDRGFKTAPDGRIIIADDYERDDESKIKRKKKTLLLHSDSEDDYDVDDAQSTVTAQEMGRKRKFSDNFDNVSLKSSTTSKYQAGGSGIHRPLKKEKANHVPGIEYKAQKAVGDIKKKGKPEPYAYIPLSRSALNKRKKKKNASKFQGIIKSAKKGAQIGTKNKKKTN, encoded by the exons ATGGGTAAACTAGGGCCACGTTTGAGCAGCAGACAAAATGCGAAACGCTGGCCGAAAGGACAAAGTTCGAGTAGTAATCCAGAAACGAAGAAACACCGTGAACAGGCAGCATGGATGTTTTTCAAAGATGCGCCAG CCAAGCCTGGCCTGACAAAACAGGATTTGGAGAAGCACGATGCTATTCAAAGCATTGGTCCTCAGTTTGAGAAGCTTGATCTGGACGAAGATCATTCGGACGCTCAAACAGAATCTACAGCTAATACTTATGACACGTTTGCCAGTAATTATAGTAATTGCTCTAACATGTCCTTTAACAG atttttaaatcacttccaGTCAAAGTCGCTTTTGCACAAGGAAATGTTAGCTGTGCTCTCGGCAGTTACAGAAGTAATCAAGCAGAACGGTGGAAGCGAAACATCCACAGAATATTTTGCTGCCTTG ATGAGCACCTTGGAGGCGATCGAATCGGACACGTCGATCGCAGCTACGCTTTCTCTGCTAGGAATGGGTCTGAAGACTGTTCCCAAGAATGTCCTGAATGTACAGTTTAGCGCAgccagtaaaatatttttagacatTCTATCCAAGCATGCCTCGTCGGAAGAATTCCTAATATTGCGTCAC TGCATTCATTGTTTGTCTCTACTTCTCCGCGCGTTAGAGGAGGCTACGTGGTCCAATTCATCGACTATGCAAGTGTTGGACGCCATTCTAGCATTTGTTACACACAGTAAACCAAAAGTAAGGAAAGCAGCTCAACACGGGTTATGCGCCATATTGAAAG GAAGCGAAATCATGAAATGCGATGAACCACCGCTGTACCATCCTGGTTCACCGCGGATCGCGAAACACTGTTacaatcaattgcaatttaGTTCCGAGCCGGGTAGCGTCACCGGTGTCCTTCACACGCTCACATTATTGAAAGATATCACTCATCACTTACCGAAACCACATGTGAAG ATGATTTGCGAAGTGTTATTAAGGATTATGGGAATGAAAAACGTTTTAATAACATCCTGTTGTCTTCAAACTTTCCACGGATTGTTTGTTTCCCGACCCCCAGAAGCTATTCTGCCGGCTCAAAGGAATGCGCAACTAATTACTGCTCTTTACGACTATCAGCCCCCTGCAACGGATACACAGCCAACCCTTGCATGGCTAGCAGTCATGCAAGAAGCCCATTTGTGTCTGGCCAA CAATTCCCTGAATTTATGTGCTACTATTTTGCCGAAAATGTTGGAGAAATGTGTAGACCTTTGGCTCTCGGATAGAACAGAAGTTGTATCTGGTTCGTCCCACACCATCAAAATATTGTTGCAAGATTGCATTGGCAAAATATGTGAAACCGAAGAGCTCGTAAGAAA GTATAGCACTGCGATCGACCAAGTAATCCTTGTAATGCACAAAGGTCTAAGTTTCCAGTACTTGGAAGCGTGGTATTATATTCTACATTTAATAGCCGTACTATTCCAG GTGGCTGGTAAATCGAGAACTTCTACATTAATAAATGTATTGAAAGCTGTTGCCGACTTGCGCGATTCCTATAATTTCTCATCTAAAACTGATGCCGAATACGCTATCGGAGCCGCTATAAGATCATTGGGTCCGCAAACAGTACTCACTCTAATTCCATTGAAA TTGCCGAACAATGAGATCAATTTAAAAAGAACCTGGTTGCTACCGCTGTTAAAGGACTGCATAACGGAAGGAACATTGTCCTTCTTCATGAACACATTGCTACCGCTAACCACGCTATGCGA GACGAGAGTTGCCGAACCAATAGGAGGAAAAACTTACGAATTTTTGATTATCCAAATATGGGCGGTTCTGCCAAGTATTTGTCACAATGCTACAGACGTGAAAGATAATTTTAAG aatATCGCCAAGATGCTGGGAATGACGTTCAGCAATAAGAAAGAGTTAAGGTTCTACATAATGTCCGCTATAAGAAAATTAATTACTAAATCAGTGGAAGATTCTAACGAAGAAGACATAGCGGAACTTTCGAAATTCGCAAAGAATTTTGTACCGCTATTTTTAAATCAGTACACGATTAAACCGAATGGAACAGACGAAGAAGGCCAGCGTCTCGCTGCGTACGAGACGCTTAAG ATGTACATCAGTATTACAAGCACTTCGTTAATAAACGAATTGTACGATCGTGCACTGACTAGGTTGAACGAACCTAATGCTGATGATTTCTTCAAAGAAAGTGTTCACGATATAATAAGAGTGTTAATCGAATACACCGATATTGATAGAATAAAGGCTTTCTACGATATATGTACACCGGTGCTCAAAACAAGTTCGAAAATGAAAGAACAGAAGAAAGCATACAG ATTTTTAGAAGATATCTGTGGTAGCGAGAAAGAGATATGCAAAGCGTTTGTACAACAGCACAGGCGCGAAATACAAAAACTGTTAATATCTACGGCAACAGAGGTTGCAAAGCCAAGCAAAGGA GCTCGACTCAGATGTTTAACTCACATAGTCAAAATCCACCCACAACTGGACCATACTAAATTCTTGGAAGCAGTGGTACCCGAGGCAGTAGTACATTTAAAGGAATTGAACGCAAAATGCAGAATCTCTGCCTATAAACTGTTGAACACTATCGCAGAGAAATTTTTAGACAACCCGGAACATTTGAAGCATTACGTGGCTATGTTGATGGTCGGTTTGGGCGGAACGCAAAATTACTGTACCGTTTCCATATTGGGGCTCGCGTCCCTTACTTACCACTATAATG GATCCTTGGGAGTAGAAACAATTCaagaaatattggaatacgcgTGTAAGCTTGCATCGAGTCCAACGAGGGAGATCACAGAATCTGCATTGTCTTACATTAAAGTGTACATTACGGTCATGCCTTCCCCCATTGTTGCGTCGACTTTACCTAAATTG ATGGAAGCTCTATGTAGCGTGAACGAGGATTGCCAGAGACACTTCCGGCAAAAGGTAAGAGACATTCTGgtgaaattattaagaaaatacGGAATGGGATCGATCTTGGGCATGATACCTTCTTCCAACGTAATACTGCACAAGAGattgaagaatataaataaattggaagaagcgaagaagaagaacagaGAACTGAAGAAATCCAAAGATGTCAAGGATGAGGACGAATTCAATGCGAAGAGGAGACCGAAGAG catAGAGGAAGTACTGGCTGATAGCGAGGACGAGTATGACGGCACGGAAAACGTGGAACCAAAGAAGAACAAGAAGCGTACGTCGAGAAAAGAGGCTTGGATACAGGAGAACGAGGAAATTGTTGATCTTATCGATCCTGCTGCTGCTAGAAATATTTCCA CAACACAGCCTGAATTTCTGAAATCAGGAGAATTGAAAACGAAAGATCGTGGATTTAAGACTGCTCCGGATGGACGCATAATTATCGCAGATGATTACGAAAGGGACGATGAATCTAAGAttaagagaaagaagaaaacgcTGCTTCTACATAGTGATTCGGAGGATGATTATG ATGTCGATGATGCTCAGTCTACGGTGACAGCACAAGAAATGGGTAGAAAGCGTAAATTCAGTGACAACTTCGATAACGTTAGCTTAAAAAGTTCAACTACATCAAAATACCAAG CTGGAGGGTCAGGTATTCACAGACCATTGAAGAAGGAGAAAGCGAACCACGTACCAGGAATCGAATACAAAGCACAAAAAGCTGTCGGTGACATTAAGAAGAAGGGAAAACCAGAACCATATGCGTACATACCTTTGTCAAGATCGGCATTGAACAAGAG gaaaaagaagaagaacgcAAGCAAATTTCAAGGCATTATTAAAAGCGCGAAGAAAGGTGCACAAATTGGtacgaagaataaaaaaaaaactaactAA